One genomic window of Sarcophilus harrisii chromosome X, mSarHar1.11, whole genome shotgun sequence includes the following:
- the PRR32 gene encoding proline-rich protein 32: protein MASPDKPKQNPISTVTGGEVHQAPNLSHQENSSLAKLDKQDDSEACVNGQNVQARWPQGWLKNGNRDVRRCPFAPLRPPGTLLREERKKQMEWASMWLNEGKGPNTRAYSSGPLRPPLGPPPVPAEPLDPNNQRKQQAKWQKVKGDVPICPPLGILRPASESNVQKREQLRGDHKPPENPGNNARGAMCLQNGRSNQMARVSPCSLKHPLQPPPNNMQGNGKGFPPRGPPMPNQEQVQYPAITQGGPWPPMDNWMQPILFAACMPQCYMPNGQGSFNQYSSPPYNMPFPFPFMNSPTFVPFLPPYIFPSPPINPLPFHGPPYPNRRNN from the exons ATGGCTTCTCCGGATAAACC gaaacaaaatccCATTTCAACCGTGACCGGCGGCGAAGTTCACCAAGCTCCCAACCTCAG CCACCAAGAAAACTCCTCTTTGGCAAAACTAGACAAGCAAGATGACTCTGAGGCATGTGTCAACGGACAAAATGTGCAGGCTAGATGGCCACAAGGCTGGTTAAAGAACGGGAATCGGGATGTCCGACGGTGCCCTTTTGCCCCCTTGAGACCACCGGGCACTCTTCTccgggaagagaggaagaagcagATGGAGTGGGCCTCCATGTGGCTGAATGAGGGGAAAGGCCCTAACACCCGTGCCTATTCATCAGGTCCCCTCCGTCCTCCTCTGGGGCCCCCACCTGTCCCAGCAGAGCCATTAGACCCTAACAACCAGAGGAAGCAGCAGGCCAAGTGGCAAAAAGTTAAGGGTGACGTTCCCATCTGCCCACCTCTTGGCATTCTAAGACCTGCTTCCGAATCTAATGTGCAAAAAAGAGAGCAACTGCGAGGTGACCACAAGCCCCCAGAGAACCCTGGGAATAATGCTAGAGGTGCCATGTGCTTACAAAATGGGAGGAGCAATCAAATGGCTAGGGTTTCCCCCTGCTCTTTAAAGCATCCCCTACAGCCACCACCCAATAACATGCAGGGAAATGGCAAGGGTTTCCCACCCCGTGGGCCACCAATGCCCAATCAAGAGCAGGTACAATATCCTGCTATCACCCAAGGGGGTCCATGGCCGCCTATGGATAATTGGATGCAACCCATCCTATTTGCAGCTTGTATGCCACAATGTTACATGCCCAATGGACAGGGCTCTTTCAATCAATATTCTTCTCCACCCTATaatatgccatttccttttcccttcatgaATTCCCCAACCTTTGTTCCTTTTTTGCCTCCCtatatttttccttcccctcctatcAACCCTCTACCTTTCCATGGTCCTCCTTACCCAAACAGAAGGAACAACTGA